The Paenibacillus sophorae genome has a segment encoding these proteins:
- a CDS encoding protein adenylyltransferase SelO — protein sequence MTEKNTIIETGWNFDNSYARLPESFFTRQDPSPVRSPKLVILNDPLAASLGLNVQALQRSDGAAVLAGNEIPEGAEPLAQAYAGHQFGHFTMLGDGRALLLGEQITPRGERVDIQLKGPGRTPYSRRGDGRAALGPMLREYIISEAMHALGIPTTRSLAVVTTGESIVRETLLPGAILTRVAASHLRVGTFQYASKWGSAEDLKALADYTLQRHFPQADGDENRYLGLLREVIKRQAALIAKWQLVGFIHGVMNTDNMALSGETIDYGPCAFMDIYDPGTVFSSIDLHGRYAYGNQPHIAAWNLARFAETLLPLLHEGEEEAVKLAEDAISDFSELYHRNWLAGMRAKLGIFNEEPEDESLIEDLLNLMQKNRADYTNTFRALTFDKLEDTVLYGTTEFTQWYERWQARLGRQQEPKASSHQLMRSSNPALIPRNHRVEEALEAAVKQGDYSVMERLLDVLARPFAHSPEQADYYTPPAPSACPYRTFCGT from the coding sequence ATGACAGAGAAAAACACAATCATTGAAACAGGATGGAACTTCGACAACAGTTATGCCCGTCTGCCGGAATCATTTTTTACCAGACAAGACCCAAGCCCTGTGCGCTCGCCGAAGCTGGTCATTCTTAATGATCCGTTGGCAGCCTCTCTGGGGTTAAACGTTCAAGCGCTGCAAAGGAGTGATGGCGCAGCGGTGCTTGCCGGCAACGAGATTCCCGAAGGTGCTGAGCCTCTTGCTCAAGCTTACGCAGGGCATCAGTTCGGGCATTTTACTATGTTAGGGGACGGCAGGGCTCTGCTGCTTGGCGAACAGATCACTCCCCGGGGTGAGCGGGTTGATATTCAGCTTAAAGGTCCGGGCAGAACGCCATACTCCCGCCGGGGCGATGGCCGGGCGGCACTTGGGCCGATGCTGCGCGAATACATCATCAGCGAAGCGATGCATGCGCTTGGCATTCCGACCACCCGCAGCTTGGCCGTGGTGACAACCGGTGAGTCCATCGTGCGCGAAACCTTGCTTCCCGGTGCAATCCTGACCCGCGTGGCTGCCAGTCATTTGCGCGTCGGTACTTTTCAATACGCTTCAAAATGGGGCTCTGCCGAGGACCTCAAAGCCCTAGCTGATTACACGCTGCAAAGACATTTTCCGCAAGCTGACGGGGATGAGAACCGCTATCTAGGCCTGCTTCGGGAAGTGATCAAGCGTCAGGCCGCGCTGATTGCCAAGTGGCAGCTCGTTGGCTTTATTCACGGGGTGATGAACACCGACAATATGGCCCTTAGCGGAGAAACCATTGATTATGGTCCTTGCGCCTTCATGGATATCTATGACCCAGGGACGGTATTCAGTTCGATTGATCTTCATGGCCGATATGCTTATGGCAATCAGCCGCATATTGCCGCGTGGAATCTCGCGAGATTTGCTGAAACTCTTTTGCCGCTGCTGCATGAGGGGGAAGAGGAGGCAGTCAAACTGGCCGAGGATGCGATTTCAGATTTTTCCGAGTTGTACCACCGTAATTGGCTCGCGGGAATGAGGGCAAAGCTGGGGATTTTTAACGAAGAACCAGAGGATGAATCCCTGATTGAAGACCTCCTTAATTTGATGCAGAAGAATCGTGCGGATTACACCAATACCTTCCGTGCATTAACATTTGATAAGCTGGAGGATACAGTCCTATACGGCACCACGGAATTTACTCAGTGGTATGAGCGGTGGCAGGCGAGACTGGGCAGACAGCAGGAACCAAAAGCCTCCTCGCACCAGCTGATGCGAAGCAGTAATCCGGCGCTGATCCCGCGCAACCACCGAGTAGAAGAGGCGTTGGAGGCTGCGGTAAAACAAGGAGACTACAGCGTGATGGAGCGGCTGCTCGATGTTCTTGCGAGACCCTTCGCGCATTCCCCCGAACAGGCTGATTACTACACACCGCCGGCGCCATCCGCCTGTCCTTACCGAACCTTTTGCGGCACCTGA
- a CDS encoding stalk domain-containing protein, whose protein sequence is MRRIFWSVLVVWMLVALTEMETRGMVASAAAGLNYTWKDEVTKFKVGPVDFQDLKDADIAGRYLTWTIIQDYYDSIYVLNLDNGKTERLTTDKTHKYNPVIADTIQGPMVLWIQSNELHGSDIWGYNLKSKEKKKLVDGGSSSLTEPVGNGNYLAWVDHYKVQVLNLTTGESEEIEEGSNPQLGKGRLIYLYRSDEIRAYNLETKSKNNFYGASFPYDYSFNGKYILLKTKLRENQGYVELNATTPSEKGIVLQNDAPFKLSKVFTGLSYGLWVEKGEGNKAEVTGVDLLHKESFSIPLEATYNHVLGLSGDTLIYLNKGGFIVKRTIIPPSTRADRNAEPIHVVMDGLEVPLRTAPISLNNSTYVEFRSLFERMGFGIKWDNKTRQITGTKGSLVIKLTIGKKEMVVNGKAIKTDYAPVTRGGTTYVPLRLIGEAADRKISWNGAKQTVYISLKDTKDTLYNEDGSMRYHGGLVGGIREGYGTQYNENGRVFYEGEWKNDKMHGEGKMYYLFADELFFEGTMRDGMQTEGIEYYPGGGLRYKGSYNGALHWEGQEVVLNRSTGEYLVVEISKGRREGKAIWYYASGEVKIEGDFADDRFINGTLYDPEGNVLYQGEFDDSGEPLKN, encoded by the coding sequence ATTTTCAAGATCTCAAGGATGCTGATATCGCTGGCCGCTACTTAACCTGGACTATAATTCAAGATTACTATGATTCGATTTACGTTTTAAATTTGGATAACGGAAAGACGGAAAGATTGACTACCGATAAGACCCACAAATATAACCCGGTTATAGCGGATACCATTCAAGGCCCAATGGTTCTTTGGATTCAGAGTAATGAACTCCATGGAAGTGATATATGGGGATACAATTTGAAAAGTAAGGAAAAAAAGAAGCTGGTTGACGGCGGGTCATCATCGCTAACGGAGCCCGTTGGAAATGGCAATTATCTGGCATGGGTTGATCATTACAAAGTCCAAGTTCTTAATTTGACAACCGGAGAGTCGGAGGAGATCGAGGAAGGGAGTAATCCTCAGCTGGGTAAGGGCCGGCTTATCTATCTGTACCGATCCGATGAAATTAGGGCCTATAATCTGGAAACAAAAAGTAAAAATAATTTTTACGGAGCCAGCTTTCCGTATGATTATTCGTTCAATGGCAAATACATTTTGCTCAAGACCAAACTCAGGGAAAATCAGGGTTATGTTGAGCTGAACGCAACCACTCCGTCTGAAAAGGGAATCGTCCTGCAAAATGATGCTCCTTTCAAATTGTCAAAAGTATTTACAGGATTGTCCTATGGCCTTTGGGTTGAAAAAGGTGAGGGAAATAAAGCAGAGGTAACAGGTGTGGACCTTTTGCATAAGGAGTCCTTTTCGATACCGCTGGAAGCGACATACAATCATGTACTCGGACTCTCCGGCGATACGCTGATTTATTTAAATAAAGGCGGTTTTATCGTCAAAAGAACCATCATTCCTCCGAGTACCCGTGCAGACCGGAATGCAGAACCGATTCATGTCGTTATGGACGGGTTAGAGGTTCCCCTGCGTACGGCCCCAATTTCGCTTAACAATAGCACCTATGTCGAGTTTCGTTCCCTGTTCGAGCGGATGGGGTTCGGCATAAAGTGGGATAACAAAACGCGCCAGATCACGGGCACCAAGGGAAGCCTGGTAATTAAACTGACTATTGGCAAGAAAGAGATGGTTGTTAATGGAAAAGCTATCAAAACCGATTATGCGCCGGTTACTCGGGGCGGTACAACCTATGTTCCTCTTAGACTTATTGGTGAAGCGGCTGATCGTAAAATAAGCTGGAATGGAGCAAAGCAGACGGTGTACATCAGCCTGAAAGATACCAAGGATACCCTCTATAACGAGGACGGCAGCATGCGGTATCATGGCGGACTGGTAGGCGGTATCCGTGAGGGATATGGAACGCAATACAACGAAAACGGACGTGTTTTCTATGAAGGGGAGTGGAAGAACGATAAAATGCATGGCGAAGGGAAAATGTACTATCTTTTCGCTGACGAACTGTTTTTCGAAGGAACGATGAGAGATGGAATGCAGACCGAGGGCATCGAATATTATCCCGGCGGCGGACTTCGGTACAAGGGTTCTTACAATGGAGCGCTGCACTGGGAGGGGCAAGAGGTTGTTCTGAATCGAAGTACAGGCGAATATCTCGTCGTAGAAATAAGTAAGGGACGGCGGGAAGGAAAGGCAATCTGGTATTACGCCAGCGGTGAGGTTAAAATTGAGGGGGATTTTGCGGACGACCGGTTTATTAACGGCACACTCTATGATCCCGAGGGGAATGTGCTGTACCAAGGCGAATTTGACGATTCGGGTGAACCTTTAAAGAATTAA
- a CDS encoding GNAT family N-acetyltransferase, with translation MIQKEQAWQLRHEVMWPEKDLDYVKLEDDDEGTHFGLFDGEQLIAVVSLFVNGEEAQFRKFATLASHQNKGYGSRLLTYMLGEAECAGVNRIYCNARSGKVPFYERFGFTVTEQTFTKSGKDYIVMERFFGTS, from the coding sequence ATGATTCAGAAAGAGCAAGCCTGGCAGCTGCGTCATGAGGTCATGTGGCCGGAAAAGGATCTCGATTATGTAAAGCTTGAAGATGATGATGAGGGGACTCACTTTGGACTTTTTGATGGGGAGCAGCTGATTGCGGTCGTGTCTCTTTTTGTTAATGGAGAAGAAGCGCAGTTCCGGAAATTTGCGACGTTAGCCTCTCACCAAAATAAGGGGTATGGGAGCAGACTTCTAACCTATATGCTTGGGGAAGCGGAGTGCGCTGGCGTGAATCGGATTTATTGCAATGCCAGGAGCGGCAAAGTACCGTTTTATGAGAGATTTGGATTTACTGTAACAGAACAGACCTTTACAAAAAGTGGTAAAGATTATATTGTTATGGAACGGTTCTTCGGGACTTCCTAA
- a CDS encoding Dabb family protein, whose product MYEHLVLFKLSTNITPAKQQELLDTLLSLRDRIPGIADISAGINVTEETENIHGYTLGLRVTFENLESLRSYGPHPVHQEFVKSLDGLLENVIVVDYPKV is encoded by the coding sequence ATGTACGAACATCTTGTCTTATTTAAATTAAGTACAAACATTACACCCGCCAAACAACAGGAGCTGCTTGATACTTTGCTCTCGTTGCGGGATCGTATTCCCGGTATAGCCGATATCAGTGCGGGCATCAACGTAACTGAGGAAACGGAGAACATTCACGGTTACACGCTCGGACTGCGGGTCACATTCGAAAATCTTGAGTCGCTGCGTTCCTATGGACCTCATCCCGTTCATCAGGAATTTGTGAAATCGCTGGATGGTCTGCTGGAAAATGTTATCGTGGTCGATTACCCGAAGGTGTAA
- a CDS encoding LysM peptidoglycan-binding domain-containing protein, protein MQTFYTVRPGDSVSAIAKRWEVPVPALIAANNLSSPYTIYPGQQLSVPSGVTTVQVRSGDSVYSLAQMYGVPMAAIIEANRLSPPYTIYIDQILTIPPGVPYYVVQPGDTLYELAGRYNVITGGVRRPELIRQANRLPSDLINVSMRLIIPYAPPGGIGRLAYVSNFGGAYDIWLFDPLSGQSTAVGKQQADAHSVPYWSPDNRRIAFIGKQGVLFILDVLQGTLMQIDQLEPFTTLTWSPDSRQIGYTKQGRIILYELATFFPRTLPVSGAKHVQWFPSGDKLLFAAPDSTGNDQLYEIRVDAAGQRQITHDTLSPKNDVQLSPNGSYALFTSPGASISIIYVVDINTGNIFELTGGPLAKNYFPAWAPGSADIAYSATDFAERKGYFSTIRTERPQGGGQQILAVSDCFGTPVTWSPDSESIAYLSGCRGAGLASEIWIIDIRHPAPIRVISGAGAITSVQWSHGAIPAEDYAQFRSAAYRVSFPYPAAWRAVSETRYEGADGFFQISALASELPFPELCRAEAYHRLMPYGSSPRIVPGRVQNQEACFIFPSPDQAPEFRRQSALIAVYPQPVVINGTTYPYFILWADQDHLQAMVNGLRFL, encoded by the coding sequence GTGCAGACGTTCTATACCGTGAGACCCGGCGACTCCGTGTCGGCCATCGCCAAGAGGTGGGAAGTGCCTGTCCCTGCGCTCATCGCGGCGAACAACCTCTCGTCTCCCTATACGATCTACCCCGGTCAGCAGCTCTCGGTTCCGTCCGGTGTGACAACCGTTCAGGTTAGATCCGGGGACTCCGTCTACTCCCTTGCACAAATGTACGGCGTCCCTATGGCTGCTATAATAGAAGCCAACCGGCTGAGTCCGCCATACACGATCTATATTGATCAAATACTGACCATTCCGCCAGGTGTCCCTTACTATGTGGTGCAGCCCGGAGATACATTATACGAGCTGGCCGGCAGATACAATGTAATAACAGGCGGCGTCCGAAGACCGGAGCTGATCCGCCAAGCGAACAGACTGCCTTCCGACTTGATCAACGTAAGCATGCGCCTCATTATCCCATATGCTCCTCCGGGCGGAATCGGCCGGCTTGCCTATGTTTCAAACTTTGGCGGCGCATACGATATTTGGCTATTCGATCCATTGAGCGGTCAATCCACAGCGGTTGGAAAACAGCAGGCCGATGCCCATTCCGTGCCGTATTGGTCGCCGGACAATCGCCGGATCGCGTTTATCGGAAAGCAGGGCGTCCTTTTCATCTTGGACGTGCTGCAGGGAACCTTGATGCAGATCGATCAACTAGAGCCCTTTACCACTCTTACTTGGTCCCCGGATAGCAGGCAGATCGGCTATACGAAGCAGGGCCGGATCATTCTCTATGAGCTCGCCACCTTCTTCCCTAGAACGCTGCCCGTTTCCGGCGCCAAGCATGTGCAGTGGTTTCCCTCCGGCGATAAACTTTTATTCGCGGCTCCGGACAGCACAGGGAACGATCAGCTTTATGAGATTCGAGTCGACGCTGCCGGCCAGCGCCAAATTACGCACGATACGCTCAGCCCTAAGAATGATGTACAGCTCTCCCCGAACGGCTCCTATGCCCTTTTCACCTCTCCCGGCGCAAGCATCTCCATCATCTATGTCGTTGACATCAACACAGGGAACATATTCGAGCTCACAGGAGGGCCATTAGCAAAAAATTATTTCCCGGCCTGGGCTCCGGGCAGCGCCGACATCGCCTACAGCGCAACCGATTTCGCCGAACGCAAAGGCTACTTCTCCACCATCCGAACCGAGCGCCCGCAAGGCGGGGGCCAGCAAATTCTGGCCGTCTCCGATTGCTTTGGGACTCCCGTCACCTGGTCCCCTGACAGCGAATCCATCGCTTACTTGTCCGGCTGCAGAGGAGCGGGGCTTGCAAGCGAGATTTGGATCATCGATATCCGCCATCCCGCACCGATCCGCGTGATTTCCGGGGCAGGCGCCATCACCTCCGTACAATGGTCCCATGGAGCCATTCCGGCGGAAGACTACGCCCAGTTCCGCAGTGCAGCGTACCGGGTCAGCTTCCCTTATCCCGCCGCCTGGCGGGCGGTGAGCGAGACCCGGTACGAGGGCGCGGACGGTTTCTTCCAAATCTCCGCCCTGGCCAGCGAGCTACCGTTTCCAGAACTGTGCCGCGCAGAAGCTTATCACCGGTTAATGCCATACGGCTCTTCGCCGCGGATCGTTCCGGGACGAGTGCAGAATCAGGAAGCCTGCTTTATCTTCCCTTCCCCGGACCAAGCGCCGGAATTTCGGCGGCAATCCGCACTCATCGCCGTATATCCGCAGCCTGTTGTGATTAACGGCACCACCTATCCGTACTTCATCCTCTGGGCGGATCAAGATCATCTTCAAGCGATGGTGAACGGATTGCGTTTTCTTTGA